The Echinicola rosea genome has a segment encoding these proteins:
- a CDS encoding recombinase family protein encodes METADLYVRVSTDEQADKGYSQRNQEEVLVRYCNNHGITVNRVIYEDFSAKTFFRPEWSRLLGQLKERGNKSNLVLFTKWDRFSRNAGDAYMMINTLRKLGVEPQAIEQPLDLSIPENKMMLAFYLAAPEVENDRGSLNIFHGMRRGLKEGRWLWMAPYGYGNARDNFKRPVIEIEEEEAAHVKWIFENLAAANYSSEQVILHARGRGTKLHKNKFWRIVRNPFY; translated from the coding sequence ATGGAAACGGCTGATTTGTATGTAAGGGTGAGTACTGACGAACAAGCTGACAAAGGATACTCACAACGAAACCAGGAAGAGGTATTGGTTCGGTATTGTAACAATCATGGGATTACCGTCAACCGGGTGATATATGAAGATTTTTCTGCCAAGACATTTTTTCGTCCCGAATGGTCAAGGCTTCTTGGGCAACTGAAAGAGAGAGGGAATAAGAGCAACCTCGTACTCTTTACCAAATGGGATCGCTTTAGTCGAAATGCAGGAGATGCCTATATGATGATCAATACCCTCAGAAAATTAGGGGTAGAACCTCAGGCCATCGAACAGCCATTGGACCTATCAATCCCTGAGAATAAAATGATGTTGGCCTTTTATCTGGCCGCACCTGAGGTGGAAAATGACCGTGGAAGCTTAAATATATTCCATGGCATGAGGAGAGGCCTGAAGGAGGGGAGGTGGCTTTGGATGGCTCCCTATGGTTATGGAAACGCAAGGGATAATTTTAAACGTCCTGTCATTGAGATAGAGGAGGAAGAGGCGGCACATGTAAAATGGATTTTTGAAAACCTGGCAGCTGCCAATTACTCCTCAGAGCAAGTTATACTACATGCCAGAGGGAGAGGGACCAAACTGCATAAAAATAAGTTTTGGAGGATTGTTAGGAATCCTTTCTATTGA
- a CDS encoding hemerythrin domain-containing protein, translated as MPKPLKRHTALIPLSQDHHFGLLLVWKIRQGLMKKVEIQRIVDYLDYFVTNHLESHFQIEEELLFSFLAKNDLMRKEAEEQHRSIRENYKKIIQLGVDVDQLSRFADELEAHIRFEERKLFQYMQVELLDEDFRKMSEKVYEVHRKVEEEWLDEFWGKSKV; from the coding sequence ATGCCCAAGCCATTAAAACGTCATACTGCTTTGATCCCTCTCTCACAGGACCATCATTTTGGTCTGTTATTGGTGTGGAAGATACGTCAAGGACTAATGAAAAAAGTGGAAATTCAAAGGATTGTAGATTACCTTGATTATTTCGTTACTAACCATCTGGAATCTCATTTTCAAATAGAAGAAGAACTGCTCTTTTCTTTTTTAGCTAAAAATGACCTAATGCGAAAAGAGGCGGAGGAACAGCACAGATCAATCAGGGAGAATTACAAAAAAATTATCCAATTAGGGGTTGATGTGGATCAGCTTTCTCGGTTTGCAGATGAACTGGAGGCACATATTCGATTTGAGGAGAGGAAGTTATTCCAATATATGCAGGTTGAATTGTTAGATGAGGATTTTAGGAAGATGAGCGAAAAGGTTTATGAAGTACACCGCAAAGTAGAGGAGGAATGGCTAGATGAGTTTTGGGGAAAATCAAAGGTTTAA
- a CDS encoding nucleotidyl transferase AbiEii/AbiGii toxin family protein, protein MKDQKIQDFYLAGGTALALQLGDRKSIDIDLFIGSGFDSNILVEHLKAAYKFEITYSGGNTILGFIGDVKVDLIAHQYPMINDVGSIEGVRLAPP, encoded by the coding sequence ATGAAAGATCAGAAAATCCAGGATTTTTATTTAGCGGGAGGCACTGCTCTGGCTTTGCAGCTTGGAGATCGAAAATCAATTGATATTGATCTTTTCATAGGATCAGGATTTGATAGCAACATACTTGTAGAGCACCTAAAGGCAGCGTATAAATTCGAAATTACCTACTCAGGAGGAAATACTATTTTGGGTTTTATTGGGGATGTCAAGGTCGATCTTATTGCCCACCAATATCCCATGATAAACGATGTTGGCTCAATAGAAGGTGTAAGGCTAGCCCCTCCTTAA
- a CDS encoding IS256 family transposase — protein sequence MSEEQESAFKKKVLDQFLSGESLFGKNGALSPMLKEFLEEALQAEMDEHLRDEDAGHSAGNKRNGKGSKRVKSNLGEVEIETPQDRHSSFEPKIVEKRQRILADNLEKQIIGMYGLGSSLRDISGYIKEMYDTEVSTQVISDITDRVVPKVKEWQNRPLEEVYCIVWLDAMHFKVREEGKVRHKALYNVLGINREGKKEVLGMYLSESEGANFWLQVLSDLQHRGVQDILIACTDNLKGFPEAIGSIFPKTEIQLCVVHQIRNSLKYVASKNQKEFAGDLKKIYKAETKDLAESALLELEEKWGKKYPIVIRSWNDNWERLSAFFAYTPPIRKLIYTTNAVEGFHRQVRKVTKTKGAFTSDMALLKLVYLATQRIEKKWTTPLQNWSLTVQQLAIKFEGRLRLDINTET from the coding sequence ATGAGCGAAGAACAAGAATCAGCATTTAAGAAGAAAGTACTTGACCAGTTTTTATCAGGAGAGTCCCTGTTCGGCAAGAACGGTGCGCTGTCTCCGATGTTGAAGGAGTTTTTGGAGGAAGCCCTCCAGGCTGAGATGGACGAGCACCTTCGGGATGAAGATGCAGGCCACAGTGCAGGCAACAAACGTAACGGCAAGGGCAGCAAGCGTGTGAAGAGCAACTTGGGAGAAGTGGAGATCGAGACGCCCCAGGACCGTCACAGCAGCTTTGAACCTAAAATCGTCGAGAAGCGCCAGCGTATCCTTGCCGATAACCTTGAGAAGCAGATCATAGGGATGTACGGGCTTGGCAGTAGCTTACGTGACATCTCCGGGTACATCAAGGAAATGTACGATACGGAGGTCTCCACGCAGGTGATAAGCGATATTACCGACCGTGTCGTCCCGAAAGTCAAGGAGTGGCAGAACAGGCCGTTGGAAGAGGTCTATTGCATTGTATGGCTTGATGCCATGCACTTCAAGGTACGTGAGGAAGGGAAGGTACGCCATAAGGCCCTATACAATGTATTAGGGATCAACCGTGAGGGGAAGAAGGAGGTACTGGGCATGTACCTTTCCGAAAGCGAGGGGGCGAACTTCTGGCTACAGGTACTCAGCGATCTACAGCACCGTGGAGTACAGGATATCCTGATCGCCTGTACCGATAACCTTAAGGGCTTTCCCGAGGCGATCGGGTCGATTTTCCCGAAAACAGAGATCCAGCTCTGCGTGGTCCACCAGATCCGGAACAGCCTGAAGTACGTGGCCAGCAAAAACCAAAAGGAGTTTGCCGGTGACCTGAAGAAGATCTATAAGGCCGAGACAAAGGACCTGGCCGAATCGGCATTGTTGGAACTGGAAGAAAAGTGGGGGAAGAAATACCCCATAGTGATCCGTTCCTGGAACGACAACTGGGAGAGGCTGAGTGCCTTCTTTGCCTATACACCGCCCATCAGGAAGCTGATCTATACCACCAATGCGGTGGAAGGCTTCCATCGGCAGGTAAGAAAGGTGACCAAGACCAAAGGGGCATTTACCAGTGACATGGCACTTCTAAAGCTGGTCTATCTGGCCACGCAGCGGATCGAGAAAAAATGGACGACCCCTTTACAGAACTGGAGCTTGACAGTCCAGCAGTTGGCCATTAAATTTGAGGGGAGGCTCCGGTTGGACATCAATACGGAAACCTAA
- a CDS encoding ATP-binding protein, translating to MSTSVTAITGTNLREVRKLQNTYVLILDIFGLEIFDVTAREIVLDIMDDRFTEKSTTVSYQLPVSTWYDIIGEGAIVDAILDRPVNSSYRIDLKGEPLRKGILKMNKNDLS from the coding sequence TTGTCGACATCGGTTACAGCCATTACAGGAACCAATCTCAGGGAGGTGAGAAAACTTCAGAATACTTACGTGCTCATCCTCGATATCTTTGGTCTAGAGATTTTTGATGTGACGGCAAGGGAAATAGTACTGGATATAATGGATGACAGGTTTACAGAAAAATCAACCACAGTATCCTACCAATTGCCAGTATCCACCTGGTATGATATAATTGGCGAAGGGGCCATCGTAGATGCCATATTGGACAGACCCGTAAACTCTTCCTATAGAATAGACCTCAAGGGAGAACCTTTGAGAAAGGGAATCTTAAAAATGAATAAAAATGACCTTTCTTAG
- a CDS encoding sialate O-acetylesterase, with the protein MKLKKSIKIIMATLAVILVVYIPSNAKVVLPAIFSDQMVLQRDAEVPIWGWADPDRTVRVSVPWLKEEIKIKSDSNGKWRVDVQTPASGGPFTLSFDDGDKLEIKDVLIGEVWLCSGQSNMEMPMKGYTSQPVEGANEEMLMSNNPLIRLIKVPRNASLEPLGDFEGSWEKSTSKTVAEFSAVAWYFANYLNKSLNVPVGVIVSAYGGSNIQSWMSKQMLSDFNEISIPESIAGIKTPNREATLLYNAMLRPIIGYGIKGVLWYQGESNVVNPFNYEDLMVQLVKSWRKEWGQEKMDFYYTQIAPYGYKRYIYGELVGEHNGAFLREAQLKASYRIPDSGMAVLLDVGEENNIHPKKKKEVGLRLAYQALAKTYNLQGFEHTSPVPSKLSQSGNNLIVEFENAPNGLIIKKNVENESSFYISSRDSVFYRANARVKGNKVFLGCDEVDNPLSVQYGFENYTKGVLYSSGGLPAPSFRLEIKD; encoded by the coding sequence ATGAAACTGAAAAAATCAATCAAAATTATTATGGCCACGTTGGCCGTGATTTTAGTAGTCTATATTCCCTCCAATGCCAAGGTGGTGTTGCCGGCCATATTTTCAGATCAGATGGTCTTACAGCGAGATGCCGAAGTTCCCATTTGGGGATGGGCAGACCCTGATAGGACAGTTCGTGTCTCAGTACCATGGTTAAAGGAGGAAATCAAAATAAAATCGGATTCCAATGGAAAATGGAGAGTGGACGTCCAAACCCCAGCATCCGGTGGCCCATTTACCCTGAGCTTTGATGATGGTGATAAATTGGAAATTAAAGATGTACTCATTGGTGAGGTTTGGCTTTGTTCCGGACAATCCAATATGGAGATGCCCATGAAGGGATATACTTCCCAACCCGTAGAAGGAGCCAATGAGGAAATGTTAATGTCAAATAATCCATTGATAAGGCTAATTAAAGTCCCAAGGAACGCCAGCTTGGAACCGCTTGGGGATTTTGAGGGAAGCTGGGAAAAATCAACCTCCAAAACAGTTGCCGAATTCAGCGCCGTTGCTTGGTATTTTGCCAACTATTTAAACAAATCATTAAATGTTCCTGTAGGTGTGATTGTCTCTGCTTATGGAGGGTCCAATATCCAATCTTGGATGTCAAAGCAGATGTTATCGGATTTTAATGAGATTTCAATTCCAGAAAGTATAGCGGGCATAAAAACTCCAAACAGGGAAGCTACATTGCTTTATAATGCCATGCTGCGACCAATCATAGGTTATGGAATAAAGGGTGTTTTGTGGTATCAAGGTGAATCAAATGTGGTCAACCCCTTTAATTATGAGGACCTAATGGTTCAGTTGGTCAAATCGTGGAGAAAGGAGTGGGGGCAAGAAAAAATGGACTTTTACTATACCCAAATTGCTCCATATGGCTATAAACGATATATCTATGGAGAGCTAGTGGGAGAACATAATGGAGCATTCCTTCGTGAGGCCCAGTTGAAGGCGAGTTATAGGATTCCTGATTCAGGGATGGCTGTGTTACTGGATGTTGGTGAAGAGAATAATATCCATCCTAAAAAGAAAAAGGAAGTGGGTTTACGTTTGGCCTATCAAGCATTGGCAAAGACATATAATTTACAGGGATTTGAACATACCAGTCCTGTACCAAGTAAATTGTCCCAGTCCGGGAATAACCTAATAGTTGAATTTGAAAATGCGCCAAATGGATTGATCATAAAGAAAAATGTAGAAAATGAATCAAGTTTTTATATTTCATCGAGAGACAGTGTTTTTTATAGGGCAAATGCAAGGGTAAAAGGAAATAAAGTTTTCCTTGGTTGTGATGAGGTGGATAATCCCCTGTCTGTTCAGTACGGTTTTGAAAATTATACCAAGGGCGTATTGTACAGTTCCGGAGGCTTGCCTGCCCCTTCTTTTAGATTGGAGATAAAGGATTAA
- a CDS encoding DUF6922 domain-containing protein: MKPIKSNTTYPNLPQRLFWDFDFNKLDWDKSYRTVIERIIERGTKTEWTEMTRYYGKNLIKSTLKNEINYLPEYAIDLVEQNFGLKRTQLKCYKKTQSRHRHWL, encoded by the coding sequence GTGAAACCCATAAAATCAAATACAACATATCCAAACCTACCTCAAAGGTTGTTCTGGGATTTCGATTTCAATAAACTGGATTGGGATAAAAGCTATAGGACAGTCATTGAAAGGATAATTGAGCGGGGTACTAAAACTGAATGGACTGAAATGACCAGGTATTATGGTAAAAACTTAATTAAGTCAACTTTAAAAAACGAGATCAATTATCTTCCTGAATATGCCATTGACTTGGTTGAACAAAATTTTGGATTAAAAAGAACCCAACTTAAATGCTACAAAAAGACACAGTCTCGGCATCGACATTGGCTTTGA
- a CDS encoding nucleotidyltransferase substrate binding protein has protein sequence MSKDIRWEQRFSNYNKALLKLEEAVKYIRENYFTNGEYDELLFEKGEDIVKEGLIQRFEYTHELAWNVMKDFLKEKGNIEIYGSKDATREAFSTGLITKGKVWMEMIQSRNKTSHTYNEDTAQEIFSKILEEYYPEFLTFKIIMENKRSGEQKDIFEG, from the coding sequence ATGTCAAAAGATATTAGATGGGAGCAAAGGTTTTCTAACTATAATAAAGCCCTCCTTAAGCTTGAAGAAGCAGTGAAGTATATTAGGGAGAATTATTTTACCAATGGTGAATATGATGAGCTACTATTCGAAAAGGGAGAAGATATTGTTAAAGAAGGTTTGATCCAACGATTTGAATATACCCATGAATTGGCTTGGAATGTAATGAAGGACTTCCTAAAAGAAAAAGGGAACATTGAGATATATGGATCCAAGGATGCTACAAGAGAAGCTTTTAGTACTGGTTTGATTACTAAAGGAAAAGTATGGATGGAAATGATCCAAAGTAGGAATAAAACTTCCCATACTTATAATGAAGATACTGCTCAGGAAATTTTTTCAAAAATATTAGAGGAGTATTATCCTGAGTTTTTAACTTTTAAAATAATAATGGAAAATAAACGTAGTGGGGAGCAAAAAGATATTTTTGAAGGATGA
- a CDS encoding IS256 family transposase codes for MKKEDLLNDDFLKQFKNGEELQTFLGELQKRAVERMLEGELDSHLGYRKNEQSDNPNSRNGHTSKKIKSSFGESHINVPRDRDGSFEPALVPKRKSMAEGVENVIISMYAKGMSNHDIGEQIRELYDINVSASTISRVTDAVSEDIVAWRNRPLDPVYLIVWMDGISFKVRESSKVVNKTVYIAVGLKTNGLKEVLGLWLGKNESAAFWMGVLTDMKARGVEDILITATDNLNGFTDTIKASFPESVTQICVVHQIRNACRYVVWKDKKAFTKDMKEVYTAPNKEAAAAALEDFAEKWEGKYSYAIKSWRDNWDELTVFFDYPVEIRKIIYTTNLIENLNGKVRKYTKNKLSFPTDEAVIKSVFLALREATKKWTMPIRDETVI; via the coding sequence ATGAAAAAAGAAGACCTTTTAAACGACGATTTCCTAAAGCAGTTCAAGAACGGAGAAGAACTGCAAACATTTTTAGGGGAGCTCCAAAAGCGGGCAGTGGAAAGGATGCTCGAAGGAGAACTGGACAGCCATCTTGGATACCGAAAAAACGAACAGTCGGACAATCCCAACTCACGCAACGGGCACACTTCCAAAAAGATAAAGAGCAGTTTTGGGGAGTCACATATCAATGTCCCCAGGGACAGGGATGGCAGTTTTGAGCCGGCACTGGTACCCAAAAGGAAAAGCATGGCAGAAGGTGTGGAGAACGTGATCATCTCCATGTATGCAAAAGGGATGTCCAACCATGACATAGGGGAACAGATCAGAGAGCTCTATGACATCAACGTATCGGCATCCACCATATCCAGGGTTACCGATGCGGTGTCCGAGGATATTGTCGCTTGGCGGAACCGTCCGCTCGACCCGGTCTATCTGATCGTATGGATGGACGGGATATCCTTCAAGGTACGGGAAAGTTCCAAGGTGGTCAACAAGACCGTTTACATTGCCGTAGGATTAAAGACCAACGGGTTAAAAGAGGTCTTGGGGCTCTGGCTGGGGAAAAACGAATCAGCGGCCTTTTGGATGGGCGTACTCACCGATATGAAGGCTCGGGGTGTCGAGGACATCCTGATCACGGCCACCGATAACCTTAACGGCTTTACTGATACGATCAAGGCCTCTTTCCCCGAATCGGTTACCCAGATATGTGTAGTGCACCAGATCAGGAACGCCTGTAGATATGTGGTCTGGAAAGACAAAAAGGCCTTCACCAAGGATATGAAAGAGGTCTATACCGCCCCAAATAAGGAAGCTGCAGCGGCCGCCCTGGAAGATTTTGCCGAAAAATGGGAAGGAAAATACTCATATGCCATTAAAAGCTGGAGAGACAACTGGGATGAACTGACCGTTTTCTTTGACTATCCCGTGGAAATAAGGAAGATCATTTATACCACCAACCTGATAGAAAACCTCAATGGAAAGGTCAGAAAATACACCAAAAACAAGCTGTCCTTCCCAACTGATGAGGCAGTAATCAAATCGGTATTCCTTGCCCTGCGCGAAGCCACCAAAAAATGGACAATGCCGATCAGGGACGAGACTGTAATCTAA
- the ltrA gene encoding group II intron reverse transcriptase/maturase produces MIDYYETKEHPVSRVMVLEAFKKVKISGGSGGIDGQSISDFEKELNRNVYKLWNRMSSGSYHPSAIKEVLIPKKSGGTRSLGIPTVSDRVCQQVVKAYLERIVEPTFHPDSYGYRPGRNAHMAIQSAIRRCSKIGWVLDIDISGFFDNIPHDLMLKAVEHYTKEKWVSMYIDRWLKADVVKQETGLTEGREKGTPQGGVISGLLANMFLHFTFDRWIEKYCPKMQFERYSDDIIVHCVSNKQAAFMKTRIAERMNECGLSMNEAKTKIVYCRNDRNRENPETACSFDFLGYTFKPRYCPTKDGLKLITAACMSESSKTSIRDKVRKFSIRKYRGNIQGLSSAINVMIKGWINYYCKFHKWTTVGLWFWLNKKLIEWKMAQKRRIGKRKAIRWLETVYRGKPNLFAHWQLVPPTLGKNRRPNFGSAV; encoded by the coding sequence ATGATTGATTATTATGAAACAAAGGAACATCCTGTAAGCAGGGTAATGGTACTGGAGGCCTTCAAGAAGGTCAAGATCAGTGGAGGAAGCGGAGGAATAGACGGACAGAGTATCAGCGACTTCGAGAAAGAACTAAATAGGAATGTTTACAAACTCTGGAACCGCATGAGCTCAGGAAGCTATCACCCTTCGGCGATCAAAGAAGTGTTGATTCCCAAGAAATCAGGGGGAACCCGTAGTCTTGGGATCCCAACGGTATCTGACAGGGTATGTCAGCAGGTAGTCAAGGCGTATCTGGAACGTATAGTGGAACCGACTTTTCATCCCGACAGCTACGGATATCGGCCAGGACGTAATGCCCACATGGCCATTCAGTCAGCAATCAGGCGATGCAGTAAAATCGGTTGGGTACTGGATATCGATATCAGTGGATTCTTCGATAACATACCCCACGATCTAATGCTGAAGGCGGTAGAACATTATACCAAGGAGAAATGGGTTTCGATGTACATAGATCGCTGGCTGAAAGCTGATGTTGTGAAGCAGGAAACAGGATTGACTGAAGGACGGGAGAAGGGTACTCCTCAGGGAGGGGTTATCAGCGGACTGCTGGCGAATATGTTTCTCCACTTCACCTTCGATAGGTGGATAGAGAAATACTGTCCGAAAATGCAGTTTGAAAGATACTCGGATGACATCATAGTTCACTGTGTTAGCAACAAACAGGCAGCATTCATGAAAACCCGAATAGCGGAAAGGATGAACGAATGCGGACTGTCAATGAACGAAGCAAAGACAAAGATTGTCTACTGCCGAAATGACCGAAACAGGGAAAACCCTGAGACGGCATGCTCCTTTGACTTTCTGGGTTATACGTTCAAACCGCGCTATTGTCCGACAAAAGACGGGCTGAAACTGATCACCGCTGCATGTATGAGCGAATCTTCCAAAACATCGATCAGGGATAAGGTCAGGAAGTTTTCCATAAGGAAATACCGAGGCAATATTCAAGGACTGTCGTCAGCTATCAATGTCATGATAAAAGGCTGGATCAATTATTACTGTAAGTTCCATAAATGGACAACAGTGGGATTATGGTTCTGGCTGAACAAGAAACTGATAGAATGGAAGATGGCCCAGAAAAGGAGGATTGGGAAACGAAAGGCAATCAGGTGGCTGGAAACAGTCTACCGTGGAAAGCCAAACCTGTTCGCCCACTGGCAATTAGTACCCCCAACCCTTGGCAAGAACAGGAGGCCTAACTTTGGAAGCGCCGTGTGA
- a CDS encoding JAB domain-containing protein: MDTKNKDIVSNQVAEITLSYQPKIKLSDLPKITSSKEAYELLIGNWDQSKLQFIEQFKVMLLNRANKVLGIVDISTGGISGTVADPKLIFASALKTNSSAIILRHNHPSGNRIPSHADSKLTERVVKLGKLMELPILDHIIVTSEGYYSFADEGGL, translated from the coding sequence ATGGATACCAAGAACAAAGACATCGTTTCCAACCAAGTAGCTGAAATCACCCTGAGCTATCAGCCGAAAATCAAATTGTCCGATTTACCAAAAATCACTTCATCCAAAGAAGCCTATGAGCTATTGATCGGAAATTGGGATCAATCCAAATTGCAATTTATCGAACAGTTTAAGGTGATGTTGTTGAACCGAGCTAATAAAGTCCTGGGAATCGTGGATATTTCCACTGGAGGTATTTCTGGAACAGTGGCTGATCCCAAGTTGATATTTGCTAGTGCTTTAAAGACCAATAGTTCAGCAATCATCTTAAGGCATAATCACCCTTCTGGAAATAGAATCCCTAGCCATGCTGATAGTAAGCTTACCGAAAGGGTAGTTAAATTGGGAAAGCTGATGGAGTTGCCCATACTAGACCACATCATTGTAACATCAGAAGGGTATTATTCCTTCGCAGATGAAGGAGGGCTGTAA
- a CDS encoding nucleotidyltransferase family protein — MKFGLLKEEIASINKIFSEYPAISKVILYGSRAKGNYRPASDIDLTIEAEGFDLSDLFDLENRLDDMLLPYKIDLSIKKHINNQELLDHINRVGKSFYIRNNA; from the coding sequence ATGAAATTTGGCCTTTTAAAAGAGGAAATAGCATCTATTAACAAGATATTTTCCGAGTACCCAGCAATATCTAAAGTTATTCTATACGGTTCCCGTGCCAAGGGAAATTATCGTCCAGCGTCGGATATCGATTTGACAATTGAAGCCGAAGGTTTTGATCTTAGTGACCTGTTTGACCTAGAAAACAGATTGGATGATATGCTTTTACCTTATAAGATCGATTTGTCCATAAAGAAACATATTAATAATCAGGAACTATTAGATCATATCAATAGGGTAGGGAAAAGTTTTTACATAAGAAATAATGCTTAG
- a CDS encoding RrF2 family transcriptional regulator, producing the protein MFSKACEYGIRAMIYIWSQSKDGGKLGVRDICKEIDAPEYFTAKVLQSLAKKDMISSTKGPNGGFFINTAQENLRLIDLVIAIDGDSIFSGCGLGLKQCSAANPCPIHHEFKTVRDKLTNMLTKMTLKELAEEVSQGSATLSRLI; encoded by the coding sequence ATGTTTTCAAAAGCATGTGAGTACGGAATTCGGGCGATGATTTATATCTGGTCCCAAAGTAAGGATGGAGGGAAATTGGGTGTCAGGGATATCTGTAAGGAAATAGATGCACCGGAATATTTCACTGCTAAGGTGTTACAGTCTTTGGCAAAAAAGGATATGATAAGCTCTACTAAAGGACCAAATGGTGGTTTTTTTATCAACACTGCCCAAGAAAATCTACGATTGATCGATTTGGTGATTGCCATAGATGGTGATAGTATTTTTAGTGGATGTGGACTGGGACTGAAGCAATGCTCAGCAGCTAATCCTTGTCCTATACACCATGAGTTTAAAACCGTAAGGGACAAGCTGACCAATATGCTCACAAAAATGACACTCAAGGAGCTTGCCGAAGAAGTGTCACAGGGGAGCGCTACCTTATCTAGGTTAATATAA